One Cryptosporangium phraense genomic window carries:
- a CDS encoding HAD-IIA family hydrolase codes for MTARKDIECWLMDMDGVLVHEGVPVPGAPEFLAKLVETGRRHLVLTNNSIYTPRDLSARLQRAGIAVPPESIWTSALATAKFLEDQRPGGTAHVVGEAGLTTALHDIGYILTDADPDYVVLGETRNYSFEAITTAIRLIDRGARFIATNPDATGPSHEGALPATGAVAALISKATGVEPYFVGKPNPLMMRSALNAVDGHSESTVMIGDRMDTDVIAGMEAGLQTVLVLTGVTQAADVNRFPFRPSRILNSVADLVDEV; via the coding sequence ATGACCGCGCGTAAAGACATCGAGTGCTGGCTGATGGACATGGACGGGGTGCTCGTCCACGAGGGTGTGCCGGTTCCCGGCGCGCCGGAGTTCCTCGCGAAGCTCGTCGAGACGGGTCGCCGGCACCTGGTGCTGACCAACAACTCGATCTACACGCCGCGTGACCTCTCGGCCCGGCTGCAGCGGGCCGGCATCGCGGTGCCGCCGGAGTCGATCTGGACGTCCGCGCTGGCCACGGCCAAGTTCCTCGAGGACCAGCGGCCGGGCGGCACCGCGCACGTGGTCGGGGAGGCCGGTCTGACGACCGCGCTGCACGACATCGGCTACATCCTGACCGACGCCGACCCGGACTACGTCGTGCTGGGTGAGACCCGCAACTACAGCTTCGAGGCGATCACGACCGCGATCCGGCTGATCGATCGCGGGGCCCGCTTCATCGCGACGAACCCGGACGCGACCGGCCCGTCGCACGAGGGTGCGCTGCCCGCGACCGGGGCGGTGGCCGCGCTGATCAGCAAGGCGACCGGCGTCGAGCCGTACTTCGTCGGCAAGCCGAACCCGCTGATGATGCGGTCGGCGCTGAACGCGGTCGACGGGCACAGCGAGTCGACCGTGATGATCGGCGACCGGATGGACACCGATGTGATCGCCGGGATGGAGGCCGGGCTGCAGACCGTGCTGGTGCTCACCGGCGTGACCCAGGCCGCCGACGTGAACCGGTTCCCGTTCCGGCCGTCGCGGATCCTGAACTCGGTCGCGGATCTGGTCGACGAGGTCTGA
- a CDS encoding PHP domain-containing protein, whose amino-acid sequence MTDTRRDPVADLRRIAFLLERAHEATYRVRAFRSAAAAVEKLDENELHERAEAGTLKKLQGIGDVTARCVAESLNGEEPVYLRRLEATAGTSVDEAGNALRALLKGDCHAHSDWSDGGSPIREMAEAARSIGHDYLVLTDHSPRLTVANGLSPERLRQQLDVVAELNAELAPFRILTGIEVDINEDGTLDQEPSLLERLDVVVASVHSKLRAPKDVMTKRMLRAIEDPNTDVLGHCTGRLVTGRESTGQGKRPESEFDADAVFAACAERGVAVEINSRPERLDPPKRLLRLAVEAGCHFAIDTDAHAPGQLDWQPYGCARAALCGVDPAMVINTWSADDLIAWTR is encoded by the coding sequence GTGACGGACACCCGACGTGACCCGGTCGCCGATCTCCGGCGGATCGCGTTCCTGCTGGAGCGGGCCCACGAGGCCACGTACCGGGTGCGCGCGTTCCGGTCGGCCGCGGCGGCGGTCGAGAAGCTGGACGAGAACGAGCTCCACGAGCGCGCCGAGGCCGGCACGCTGAAGAAGCTCCAGGGCATCGGCGACGTGACCGCCCGCTGCGTCGCCGAGTCGCTCAACGGCGAGGAGCCGGTCTACCTGCGCCGCCTGGAGGCCACCGCGGGCACGTCGGTCGACGAGGCCGGCAACGCCCTGCGGGCGCTGCTCAAGGGCGACTGCCACGCGCACTCCGACTGGTCGGACGGCGGCTCGCCGATCCGCGAGATGGCCGAGGCCGCGCGCAGCATCGGCCACGACTACCTCGTGCTCACCGATCACTCACCCCGGCTGACCGTCGCGAACGGGCTGAGCCCGGAGCGCCTGCGGCAGCAGTTGGACGTGGTGGCCGAGCTGAATGCCGAGCTGGCGCCGTTCCGCATCCTCACCGGCATCGAGGTCGACATCAACGAGGACGGCACGCTCGACCAGGAGCCTTCGCTGCTGGAGCGCCTGGACGTCGTCGTCGCGAGCGTGCACTCCAAGCTGCGCGCCCCGAAAGACGTGATGACCAAGCGGATGCTGCGCGCGATCGAGGACCCGAACACCGACGTCCTCGGGCACTGCACCGGCCGGCTGGTCACCGGGCGCGAGTCCACCGGCCAGGGCAAGCGTCCGGAGAGCGAGTTCGACGCCGACGCGGTGTTCGCGGCCTGCGCGGAGCGGGGCGTGGCGGTCGAGATCAACTCGCGGCCGGAGAGGCTCGACCCGCCGAAGCGGCTGCTCCGGCTGGCCGTCGAGGCCGGCTGCCACTTCGCGATCGACACCGACGCCCACGCGCCCGGCCAGCTCGACTGGCAGCCCTACGGCTGCGCCCGGGCCGCCCTCTGCGGTGTCGACCCGGCGATGGTGATCAACACCTGGTCGGCCGACGACCTCATCGCCTGGACACGCTGA
- a CDS encoding LacI family DNA-binding transcriptional regulator has product MATTSIREVAERAGVSVGTVSNVLNRPEAVAPATRERVRRAIEELGFVRNESARHLRAGRSRTLGLVVLDVTNPFFTDVARGVEDAANEAGLAVILCNSDERREKEQAYLDLLEEQRVQGVLITPVDIDGDRLARLRRRSVPVVLLDRHAGEGDYCSVAVDDVLGGELAAAHLRDLGHERIAYVSGPMSLAQCADRYQGAVAGGDLEILAGAALNVASGRDAGERLLGLRNPPTAVFCANDLLALGVLQVMVSRGLSVPGDLSIVGYDDIEFAAAAAVPLSSVRQPRHLLGRTAAELLLAEADATDAHVHRQVRFSPELVVRASSGPPKHTY; this is encoded by the coding sequence ATGGCGACGACGAGCATTCGGGAGGTCGCGGAGAGAGCCGGGGTGTCCGTCGGAACCGTCTCCAATGTGCTGAATCGTCCGGAGGCGGTGGCGCCCGCGACCCGCGAGCGGGTCCGCCGGGCGATCGAGGAGTTGGGCTTCGTCCGCAACGAGTCGGCCCGGCACCTACGCGCCGGCCGCAGCCGCACGCTGGGTCTCGTCGTCCTCGACGTCACGAACCCGTTCTTCACCGACGTCGCCCGCGGAGTCGAGGACGCCGCGAACGAGGCCGGGCTCGCGGTCATCCTCTGCAACTCCGACGAGCGTCGCGAGAAGGAGCAGGCTTACCTCGACCTGCTCGAGGAGCAGCGGGTGCAGGGCGTGCTGATCACGCCGGTCGACATCGACGGCGACCGGCTGGCCCGCCTGCGCCGGCGCAGCGTCCCGGTCGTGCTGCTCGACCGGCACGCCGGTGAGGGCGACTACTGCTCGGTCGCGGTCGACGACGTCCTCGGTGGCGAGTTGGCGGCCGCGCACCTGCGCGACCTCGGCCACGAGCGGATCGCCTACGTGAGCGGACCGATGAGCCTGGCCCAGTGCGCCGACCGGTACCAGGGCGCGGTCGCGGGCGGCGACCTGGAGATCCTCGCCGGGGCCGCGCTGAACGTCGCGTCCGGCCGGGACGCCGGCGAGCGCCTGCTCGGCCTGCGCAACCCGCCGACCGCGGTCTTCTGCGCGAACGACCTGCTGGCGCTGGGGGTGCTGCAGGTGATGGTGTCCCGTGGGCTGTCGGTTCCCGGCGACCTGTCGATCGTCGGCTACGACGACATCGAGTTCGCCGCCGCCGCGGCGGTTCCGCTGAGCTCCGTGCGGCAGCCCCGCCACCTGCTCGGGCGCACCGCCGCCGAGCTCCTGTTGGCCGAGGCGGACGCGACGGACGCGCACGTCCATCGGCAGGTGAGGTTCTCCCCCGAGTTGGTGGTGAGAGCCTCGAGCGGCCCGCCCAAACACACGTACTAG
- a CDS encoding TetR/AcrR family transcriptional regulator, with protein MGDARSQRPDRRVARRLANRSVIEDAALRLFAEKGYEATTVDEIAAEAGVSVRSFHYHFPTKRDVLVGDLSGKADELASALAAQPDGQHPLVALRAALHTLGVAQDVEHRERTLLRARILRSEPHLVPFAHELFRGFGRVLSEDVARRAGLDADRDAYPRLVASVAVAVLGSTMMTLASEGCDQAALDEAIDSALECVLAGLPSPGCAVSAPAAGPAATEAGAASAAGKMRSPSSR; from the coding sequence ATGGGCGACGCTCGGAGTCAGCGACCCGATCGGCGCGTCGCGCGGCGACTCGCGAACCGGTCGGTGATCGAGGACGCCGCGTTGCGGCTCTTCGCCGAGAAGGGCTACGAGGCCACGACGGTCGACGAGATCGCGGCCGAGGCCGGGGTCAGCGTCCGGTCGTTCCACTACCACTTTCCGACGAAGCGGGACGTGCTGGTCGGTGACCTGAGCGGCAAGGCGGACGAGCTGGCGTCGGCGCTCGCCGCCCAGCCCGACGGACAGCATCCGCTGGTGGCGTTGCGGGCCGCGCTGCACACGCTCGGCGTCGCGCAGGACGTCGAGCACCGGGAGCGGACGCTGCTCCGGGCCCGGATCCTGCGGTCGGAGCCGCACCTGGTGCCGTTCGCGCACGAGTTGTTCCGGGGCTTCGGCCGGGTGCTGTCGGAGGACGTCGCCCGCCGCGCCGGCCTCGACGCCGACCGGGACGCGTACCCGCGGCTGGTCGCGTCGGTGGCGGTCGCGGTGCTGGGCTCGACGATGATGACGCTGGCGTCGGAGGGGTGCGATCAGGCGGCGCTGGACGAGGCCATCGACAGTGCGCTGGAGTGCGTGCTGGCCGGGTTGCCGAGTCCGGGGTGCGCGGTGTCGGCTCCGGCGGCGGGGCCGGCGGCTACGGAGGCGGGGGCGGCTTCGGCGGCCGGGAAGATGCGGAGCCCGAGCAGCAGGTAG
- a CDS encoding XdhC family protein, which yields MREVLDELYSWWEAGQSVGVGTVIATWKSAPRPAGASMLVGPDGTAVGSVSGGCVEGAVYERAQETIASGDPSLERYGVSDDDAFAVGLTCGGILDVWVERIDRTTYPEFGEVVGSIRAGAPVAVVTCVSSTAAPTGDDRVGRRLVIWPDRVAGTLGSARLDEAVADDARGLLAAGRTATVHYGHDGERRGDDLTLFVASFAPRPRMIVFGAIDFAAALARIGSFLGYRVTVCDARPVFATKKRFPDADEVIVDWPHRYLQAESDAGRVDERAVLCVLTHDPKFDVPVLEVALRIPAAYVGAMGSRRTHEDRLDRLREAGLSPAETARLASPIGLDLGARTPEETAVSIAAEIVAGRWGGTGARLSTLHEAIHREHSVLA from the coding sequence ATGCGCGAGGTCCTGGACGAGCTGTATTCCTGGTGGGAAGCCGGCCAGTCGGTCGGCGTCGGCACGGTGATCGCCACCTGGAAGAGCGCGCCTCGGCCGGCCGGGGCGTCGATGCTCGTCGGCCCGGACGGCACCGCGGTCGGCAGCGTCTCCGGCGGCTGCGTCGAGGGCGCGGTCTACGAGCGGGCGCAGGAGACGATCGCGTCCGGCGACCCCAGCCTGGAGCGCTACGGCGTCTCCGACGACGACGCGTTCGCGGTCGGGCTCACCTGCGGCGGCATCCTCGACGTGTGGGTCGAGCGCATCGACCGGACGACCTACCCGGAGTTCGGCGAGGTCGTCGGCTCGATCCGGGCCGGCGCGCCGGTCGCGGTCGTGACGTGCGTCTCCAGCACCGCCGCCCCCACCGGCGACGACCGGGTCGGCCGTCGGCTGGTCATCTGGCCCGACCGGGTCGCGGGCACGCTCGGCTCGGCCCGGCTCGACGAGGCGGTCGCCGACGACGCCCGCGGGTTGCTCGCGGCCGGCCGGACCGCGACCGTCCACTACGGTCACGACGGCGAGCGGCGCGGCGACGACCTGACCCTCTTCGTCGCGAGCTTCGCTCCTCGTCCGCGGATGATCGTGTTCGGCGCGATCGACTTCGCCGCCGCGCTCGCGCGCATCGGCTCGTTCCTCGGCTACCGCGTGACGGTGTGCGACGCGCGTCCGGTGTTCGCCACCAAGAAACGGTTTCCGGACGCCGACGAGGTGATCGTCGACTGGCCCCACCGGTACCTGCAGGCCGAGTCGGACGCCGGACGGGTGGACGAGCGGGCCGTGCTGTGCGTGCTCACCCACGACCCGAAGTTCGACGTCCCGGTGCTGGAGGTCGCCCTGCGCATCCCGGCGGCCTACGTCGGCGCGATGGGGTCCCGGCGCACGCACGAGGACCGGCTGGACCGGCTGCGCGAGGCCGGGCTGAGCCCCGCCGAGACCGCCCGGCTGGCCTCCCCGATCGGCCTCGACCTGGGCGCCCGGACACCCGAGGAGACCGCGGTGAGCATCGCCGCGGAGATCGTCGCGGGCCGCTGGGGCGGTACCGGAGCGCGGTTGTCCACGTTGCACGAGGCCATTCACCGGGAACATTCCGTACTGGCCTAA